A single genomic interval of uncultured Desulfobacter sp. harbors:
- a CDS encoding DUF4160 domain-containing protein, with product MIDDGYAKMITLAVLIWSLIMPTISMFYGILIRMFFYDTEKHKKPHLHAEYQGNVAVYSIPDGKVLAGSLPLKRHKLVVAWIEIHQDSLMANWELAVNGRSTFKIKGLDQ from the coding sequence ATGATTGACGATGGTTATGCAAAGATGATAACATTAGCAGTACTAATATGGAGTTTAATTATGCCTACAATTTCTATGTTTTATGGTATTTTGATTCGAATGTTTTTTTATGACACAGAGAAACACAAAAAACCACATCTTCACGCTGAATATCAGGGAAATGTAGCTGTATATTCGATTCCAGATGGAAAGGTTTTGGCAGGTAGTCTTCCTCTTAAGCGTCATAAGCTTGTTGTAGCATGGATTGAAATACACCAGGATAGCCTGATGGCAAATTGGGAACTTGCTGTAAACGGGAGATCAACATTTAAAATAAAAGGCCTTGATCAATGA
- a CDS encoding DUF2442 domain-containing protein, translating to MNIIKVIPKDDFKLYIKADDGREGLFDVKPYLASEVFEPLVDKEEFCKIYNGGYFIEWDCGADLSADTIEVQWEIIHPKVYTLS from the coding sequence ATGAACATAATAAAAGTCATACCAAAAGACGACTTCAAGCTTTACATCAAAGCAGATGATGGAAGGGAAGGATTATTTGATGTCAAACCTTATCTTGCTTCAGAGGTATTTGAACCTCTTGTGGATAAGGAAGAGTTCTGTAAAATATATAACGGCGGATATTTCATTGAGTGGGATTGTGGGGCTGATTTATCTGCAGACACGATTGAAGTACAATGGGAGATTATTCATCCGAAAGTATATACTTTAAGTTAG
- a CDS encoding transposase, whose protein sequence is MTYFFDVYDYLEFLRILKKTADALSCAVHAYVLMTNHIHFLLTPSDDKGISLLFQSLGREYVRYINQRYGRCGSLWQGRHKGNVINSSEYFLLCMQYIEMNPVRANMVDHPAKYRWSSFAANALGETNNIIRCHAEYLGLGNTMTSRRNVYRQLFEIPIDRNETQLIQQSLHSGTPVGNEKFQRYIERVTGNKVGSYKRGRPTVQTVT, encoded by the coding sequence ATCACCTATTTTTTTGATGTTTATGACTATCTGGAATTTTTACGGATTTTAAAAAAGACGGCTGATGCGTTAAGTTGTGCTGTTCATGCATATGTGCTGATGACCAATCATATTCATTTTCTTCTTACACCCTCTGATGACAAAGGAATAAGCCTGCTATTTCAATCATTAGGAAGAGAATATGTCCGGTATATTAACCAAAGATATGGACGTTGCGGTAGTTTATGGCAAGGACGACACAAAGGGAACGTCATTAATTCCTCGGAGTATTTTCTTTTATGTATGCAGTATATTGAAATGAATCCGGTCCGGGCCAATATGGTGGATCATCCGGCAAAATACCGGTGGTCAAGTTTTGCTGCCAATGCCCTTGGTGAAACCAATAATATTATTCGTTGCCATGCTGAATATCTCGGCCTTGGCAACACCATGACGAGCCGCCGGAACGTATACAGACAGCTGTTTGAAATACCAATTGATAGAAATGAAACACAGCTGATTCAACAAAGCCTCCATTCCGGGACTCCGGTGGGGAATGAAAAATTTCAGCGGTATATTGAGAGGGTAACCGGCAATAAGGTAGGCAGTTACAAAAGAGGTAGACCGACAGTCCAGACAGTAACATAG
- a CDS encoding type II toxin-antitoxin system PemK/MazF family toxin yields the protein MNIKRGDLFLAALDPVIGHEISKTRPVVVVSNDIGNQYSGTVTIIPVTSRNISKIYPFEIFLSQNNTGLVKDSKGKADQIRTLDKARLIKPIGHLDQDLMLQVDNAIKVHLDLDV from the coding sequence ATGAATATTAAAAGGGGGGATCTGTTTCTGGCAGCCCTTGACCCGGTGATCGGCCATGAAATTTCAAAAACAAGACCCGTTGTCGTTGTTTCGAATGATATTGGGAATCAATATTCAGGAACGGTTACCATTATCCCTGTTACGTCCAGAAACATATCAAAGATATATCCTTTTGAAATTTTTTTATCCCAAAACAACACCGGATTAGTCAAAGATTCCAAAGGGAAAGCCGATCAGATCCGTACATTGGATAAAGCCAGATTAATAAAGCCCATTGGGCATCTCGATCAGGACTTGATGCTTCAGGTTGACAATGCCATTAAAGTTCATCTTGATTTGGATGTTTAA
- a CDS encoding transposase, with product MARKPRLHYPGAFYHVMLRGNGGQEIFFSEDDRHHFYFLLGEGRKRYNHRIHAFCQMKNHVHLVIQVGETPLSQIMQNLSFRYTRHINSRQKRFGHLFQGRYKAILIDKDNYLLELVRYIHCNPVRAKICENPADYQWSSHNAYLGIQKYPWLTTKVIFSRFDRNESIAKRLYTDFVQARMDEGYRKEFHTGVFESRILGNDRFSDEVLALADEQRRRRWSYDQLIASLCLIYGIDNKTLLEPGKRQPAAEARAVAALLVQENNHTALTDLGKIFSRDLSALSRAAGRIRERLRNDAELQEKIKTIKINLE from the coding sequence ATGGCAAGAAAACCAAGACTACATTATCCAGGCGCTTTTTATCACGTGATGCTTAGAGGCAATGGCGGCCAGGAAATTTTTTTCTCAGAAGATGACCGGCATCACTTTTATTTTTTGCTTGGAGAAGGCCGGAAAAGATACAATCATCGCATTCACGCATTCTGCCAGATGAAGAACCATGTCCATCTGGTCATTCAGGTTGGAGAAACTCCGCTTTCCCAAATAATGCAAAATTTAAGCTTTCGGTATACGCGTCATATCAATTCACGGCAAAAGCGGTTCGGTCATCTGTTCCAGGGACGATATAAAGCGATTCTTATCGACAAAGACAACTATTTGCTTGAACTTGTCAGATACATTCATTGCAATCCGGTCAGGGCAAAAATATGTGAAAATCCGGCTGACTATCAGTGGAGCAGTCATAACGCCTACCTTGGAATACAAAAATACCCATGGCTGACTACAAAGGTTATATTTTCACGATTTGACCGGAATGAAAGCATTGCCAAAAGGCTTTACACCGATTTTGTTCAAGCCCGGATGGATGAAGGTTACAGGAAGGAGTTCCATACCGGTGTATTTGAAAGCAGGATTTTAGGTAATGACCGTTTCAGTGATGAAGTTCTTGCGCTGGCGGATGAGCAACGGCGACGCAGATGGTCGTATGATCAATTGATAGCGTCCTTATGCCTGATATACGGAATTGACAATAAAACCCTTCTTGAGCCGGGAAAACGCCAGCCTGCCGCTGAAGCAAGAGCTGTTGCCGCTTTACTGGTCCAGGAAAATAATCATACGGCACTGACAGATTTGGGAAAGATTTTTAGCAGGGATTTAAGCGCCCTGAGCAGGGCGGCAGGACGGATAAGAGAGCGGCTTCGAAATGATGCCGAATTGCAGGAAAAAATTAAAACAATAAAGATAAACCTTGAGTAA